The window ACGGTTGGTCCCGCGCCTGCCGCCGCAGCATCGCCGTTCAGCAATTGGAAACTGCCGATGATGCCCTCGATCTTCCCGAAGGCAGGGCAGTAATCCATTGTCGCCGCACGCTACTTCCGTCCGCGGATCATGAGCAGGATGGTGGCCGTGAGTTGGGCGATGATCAGCGCGAAGACGTTGTACTTGATCCACTGCACGCGCAAGTCATCCGGCCAGTTAGCGGCCAGCGCGCCTGCGATCAGCGGCGCGATCGTTGCCAGAACCGCAACGTTCACAGCAATCATCAGCCACCGCGGCCAACCCGGCACGCAGCGATAGATGGCCGAGGCAGGCAAGGCGGCGAACTGCAAAAAGCAGCACGCGACGATTCCCAGGCCATTGCGCGTGATGGCAAACCAGAGGAGCAGCGGCACGGGCGCAACCAGGCTCCAGAGGAGCAAGTTTGCGCCGCGGCGTTGATCGTCGTCGAGCGATTTTTCGCCGACCGGATCGATCCGCAGCAACAGATCGAACAGCGGCGACGCCAGCCCCAACAGGATGCAAGATAAGAAGAGCCCGAGTGACAGTGGCGCGAGGGCGGGGGCCCAGGTGGGGTTTTCGCCAACGATCACTTTCAGCAATCGCAACAGCAGAAACGCAATCAGCATGATGGCGGTTTGCACCGCGGGCGAAAGACGGGCCAGCCAGAAGGTCGTGGTGAGCAACCGCCGATAGAGCGGA is drawn from Anatilimnocola floriformis and contains these coding sequences:
- a CDS encoding tetratricopeptide repeat protein — encoded protein: MTSVEPLTRRPPATESAVALTNLGWRALELGEPQQAVQHFRRALRLRPDYARARSGIVEALKARSPLYRRLLTTTFWLARLSPAVQTAIMLIAFLLLRLLKVIVGENPTWAPALAPLSLGLFLSCILLGLASPLFDLLLRIDPVGEKSLDDDQRRGANLLLWSLVAPVPLLLWFAITRNGLGIVACCFLQFAALPASAIYRCVPGWPRWLMIAVNVAVLATIAPLIAGALAANWPDDLRVQWIKYNVFALIIAQLTATILLMIRGRK